The sequence TATAGGACCCCAAATCCTCACCGTACACTAAATATACCAGTCACTGGTATACACCAGACTTCCCAAAGCAGGAGGATATTTACATTAATATGATTCAGTCCATAAGCAGGCTAGAAGGGTGATTTGTAGCAgcctgtacagtatactgtccatgTGCAGGTGACAGAGGGGTGATAGATACCAGCACATGATTATCATATTTATTCTAATATTATAAGTGTCTTTAATGCTCGGCTCACATTtcatttctttcttcttttctcaGATCTGAAAACTGGACGGTCCTGCTCTCCATGTAAAGATCACAAGTCTCACCTGGCAGAGACTGTAAACTGTGGAGGTGAGGagatagcagaatataaccagtTACTATCAGTCTCCTCTATGATGGCCGTATTTCCTATTAGGTCTTATAGAAGGAGACGTGTTATTGAGACAACCCCTAAATGTAGGACAGAATATCTACACAATTACTTCTATAATATCTTCTTTCATTTTCCTGTTTTTCTAGAGataaatataaaaatcccagaatATGAAGAACTAATTCTGGACTGTACTTTTGACTGGTATGCAAGGCTGGAGGACACCTATAACAACGTGTTCACCCTGGTAAGTACAATGCAGGGTAAAATTGGGAGATTGTTCAGTTTGAGTTATACGACCATAATGTTAAGGCAGCGCTTCCCAAATGTATTCCTTTCATTACTCAAAAACCACTTAGCAGAAAGTCCTTTCACCCAAAATCATGACCAGGCTGCTCAATATGGTCTAAAATCAGACTTTCTGTCATGTCAGCAAATTATCatcagcaattttcaaaatttttgtccTAATGATATGACTATGTAAATTacaaatattatattataaataGTTGTGATATCTGAGGCTCTGATAATTCTCCATATTTTTTCTATAGCCTCGTGAACACAATCCCAAAATCACCCGGGAGCCCTATCTAGTGATCAAGGGCGTACAGATGGGGGACTCCGGACGGTACACGTGTACCACCATCCTGGACTCTGAGGTGCCAGTGAGTAAGATCACCTATAACGTGGCAGGTAAGGAcatattattactggcactttgCTGAGTGGTAATTCTTAGATACACGGGATTCATATCTACTTGTGGGTGATAATTAGTGAGAAAGGATCTAGTTCTGAAACTCGGAATTGTCACCTATAATGTGGGGCTATTTTACATTAGTATTTGTAAGGAAAAAacctataatggaaagattttagccatttctgtattTTGGAGCCACTTTTGGTTTTGACAGTGCTTCTGAGCCTCCATGATGCAGACGATTCTGATATTCTGACATATATTTCATGTTCTTTCATGTataagatacactacaatgtcattATCGTTCTCTTCATGGAATTAACTATTAATGTAATTGTTTTCTTCATTTAGTTATCAGCGAATCGGAACAGGCGACAAAAAAATACCATCCTCGCCCTACACTTCCTGATGTGCTTGACATCACAGCGCCTGAGCCGCCACTTCTAGAGGAGCTACAGAACAACAATGCTTCCCTCATAGCAATATCTGTGGCCGGCTCCGTCACCATCATGCTGATCGCTGGCATATGGTAGGTAGCATCTATAAGATACTCTGTGGAACAGGCGTAGTATTTTAGATAAATATTACACATTACACAGTGTAAACTTAGTCCAGGCAGTCACTGgatgctccagatttatcacaataCTGAACGCTTcatgataaatttggcgcatattACAAGGCCAGACATGTTATAATGTCAGTGGACTGATAAGCAGCTAATGTAAGAAAAAACATTGGAGGATCTGTGCACACATTTCACTCAGAGCTGACATGTAAGTAGCAAATATCAAATAACtgatagattttctttttttagcaTCTGCATGTTCTGGAGGAAAATGAAATCTAGAGAGCCTCTGGAAAAAGAGCCAGTGTGAAGGCGAACCGTCAAGCACCATCCTGTACTGCCACCCgccaggaaaaaaaacaaaaatgaaaattttaacccttccccaaaaacaaaaaaactttaaaaaaacttcCCTTCCCCATTTCTGCCTCCACTTTCTCTCCCTactccccctccaaaaaaaaaaaaaaaaaaaaatgtttcccaaaaaataaaaaattctcttcccttcccctttacttccctcccctttttcccttaaaaaaaaataaaaaaatataaaaaaatcttgaCTGCAGCATTTCATTTCCCATTCCTTGCCTGCCTATATATCACATAAGAACTACAAAGACTATGGCCTCTTTCCCAATGGCTGCGGCCTCtttcccgtggtcgtgctgcggcccctcATAATGTGGGCCGCAATGcaggagcacagtccgtggggcagccgcagcggatcgcggacccatttacttgaatggttccgcgatccggccgttccgcaaaaagataggacatgttctatctttttgcggaacggaagtacgggacgaaaccccacggaagcactccgtagtgctttcatagggttctgttccgtgcttccattccgcaccattccgcatctccggatttgcggactcattgaagtgaatgggtccgcatccgtgatgaggaatgcccacggaagggcacccgtgtattgcggatccacaaatgcggtccgcaatacggcaacggggcgcacacgcccgtgggaaagaggcctatatcagagatagaccagGAGGATGGAGTCTCTTCTTGTTATTCTTGTCACCAGCGCCAGTTTCAAGATCTATAGTCATATAACTTATGGTTTGACTGAGCGGAAACATGTCTTTATTAGAAAACCTCTCTAAATTTAGATGACTAACTTCAAGCTCCTGGGCTCCAATGTAAAATACCTAACAGG is a genomic window of Bufo bufo chromosome 1, aBufBuf1.1, whole genome shotgun sequence containing:
- the LOC120986567 gene encoding izumo sperm-egg fusion protein 1-like, with protein sequence MAMEEFNTFIKSQVDDIDSIEAYVNIKRFAKVTEKKVLNYLEDEVGILDKYAISEIASEYKKSVDVIQDIDFKEIQLLHIIGLHFQRLKEKLKVIVQDSNQRRCPNKQGADSCGLMVQTYINCQTCAEEKVVCAGGPPKNQDYLERCSCLCTSNRCFDLKTGRSCSPCKDHKSHLAETVNCGEINIKIPEYEELILDCTFDWYARLEDTYNNVFTLPREHNPKITREPYLVIKGVQMGDSGRYTCTTILDSEVPVSKITYNVAVISESEQATKKYHPRPTLPDVLDITAPEPPLLEELQNNNASLIAISVAGSVTIMLIAGICICMFWRKMKSREPLEKEPV